The following proteins come from a genomic window of Nocardioides albertanoniae:
- a CDS encoding TetR/AcrR family transcriptional regulator, translating into MSERRGGTKQRMLVSAVTLLRERGSRGVTIDAVLAHSGAPRGSVYHHFPGGREQLVDEAARFATDFISGMITDLAAEPTTALDRFIDLWAQMLVDTDYRAGCPVVGVAIAAESDSDLASDAFATWSGQLAEHYRADGLTESAATTLATSTIAAVEGAIILSRAERSTKPLDDVRRMLHAYHGALASGAESSS; encoded by the coding sequence ATGAGCGAGCGGCGCGGAGGCACGAAGCAGCGGATGCTGGTCAGTGCCGTCACCCTGCTCCGCGAGCGCGGATCACGGGGCGTCACCATCGACGCCGTGCTCGCACACAGCGGCGCGCCGAGGGGCTCGGTCTACCACCACTTCCCCGGCGGCCGTGAGCAGCTCGTCGACGAGGCGGCCCGATTCGCGACCGACTTCATCTCGGGGATGATCACCGACCTGGCGGCCGAGCCCACGACCGCGCTCGACCGCTTCATCGACCTGTGGGCGCAGATGCTGGTCGACACCGACTACCGCGCCGGGTGCCCGGTCGTCGGCGTGGCGATCGCCGCAGAGTCCGACAGCGACCTCGCCTCGGACGCATTCGCCACCTGGTCCGGACAGCTCGCCGAGCACTACCGGGCCGACGGCCTGACCGAGTCAGCCGCGACCACCCTCGCCACCTCGACCATCGCCGCAGTCGAGGGCGCCATCATCCTCAGCCGAGCCGAGCGCTCGACGAAACCGCTGGACGACGTACGCCGCATGCTCCACGCCTACCACGGCGCACTGGCGAGCGGAGCCGAGTCATCGTCGTGA
- a CDS encoding helix-turn-helix domain-containing protein, translated as MISTMTSPSIGSELRRWRELRALSQLALATQAEVSTRHVSYVENGRSRPTPEMIVRLAEVMAVPMGEQNRLLLAGGFAPRYPHRTTDDEALAPMMAGLRSLLDAHAPYPALLLDDHWDIVDANRAVDALLTGCDPSLLEPPLNVIRLCLHPLGLAASIRNLPVWRAHLLHQLGRRITHTGGDPDLVALRDEVDAYPVGDAPTARPQVDPVVPLEIEVGDQVLRLFSVASQIESASDVTLNGLHLETFVPADDRTRQVLSR; from the coding sequence GTGATCTCGACCATGACGTCTCCGTCGATCGGCAGCGAGCTGCGCCGCTGGCGCGAGCTGCGGGCGCTGAGCCAGCTCGCCCTCGCCACCCAGGCCGAGGTGAGCACCCGGCACGTGAGCTACGTGGAGAACGGACGCTCCCGGCCGACGCCGGAGATGATCGTGCGGCTGGCCGAGGTGATGGCGGTGCCGATGGGTGAGCAGAACCGACTCCTGCTCGCCGGCGGGTTCGCTCCTCGCTATCCCCACCGCACCACCGACGACGAGGCGCTCGCCCCGATGATGGCGGGCCTGCGCAGCCTGCTCGACGCCCATGCGCCCTACCCGGCGCTGCTCCTCGACGACCACTGGGACATCGTCGACGCCAACCGGGCCGTCGACGCGCTGCTCACCGGCTGCGACCCCAGCCTGCTCGAGCCGCCGCTCAACGTCATCCGGCTCTGCCTGCACCCGCTGGGGCTCGCCGCGAGCATCCGCAACCTGCCCGTCTGGCGCGCCCACCTGCTCCACCAGCTCGGCCGGCGCATCACCCACACCGGTGGCGACCCCGACCTGGTCGCCCTCCGCGACGAGGTGGACGCCTATCCGGTCGGTGACGCACCTACGGCCCGGCCTCAGGTCGATCCCGTCGTGCCGCTCGAGATCGAGGTGGGCGACCAGGTGCTGCGCCTGTTCAGCGTCGCCAGCCAGATCGAGAGCGCCTCCGACGTCACCCTCAACGGCCTGCATCTGGAGACCTTCGTGCCCGCCGACGACCGTACGCGGCAGGTGCTCAGTCGTTGA
- a CDS encoding nuclear transport factor 2 family protein encodes MNDIVTRYLDTWNATDEATLTELLASHWSESPVYVDPLADAEGREAIGATIQAVQAQFPGFVFSQVGSVDSHHRQTRFQWGLGPAGEEPVVIGFDVVVVDADDRIQDVRGFLDKVPA; translated from the coding sequence ATGAACGACATCGTCACCCGCTACCTCGACACCTGGAACGCCACCGACGAGGCGACCCTCACCGAGCTGCTGGCGAGCCACTGGTCGGAGAGCCCGGTCTACGTCGACCCGCTCGCCGACGCCGAGGGCCGCGAGGCGATCGGGGCAACCATCCAGGCCGTGCAGGCGCAGTTCCCCGGCTTCGTCTTCTCCCAGGTGGGCAGCGTCGACAGCCACCACCGGCAGACGCGTTTCCAGTGGGGTCTCGGCCCGGCCGGCGAGGAGCCGGTGGTCATCGGGTTCGACGTGGTCGTCGTCGACGCCGACGACCGCATCCAGGACGTACGCGGCTTCCTCGACAAGGTGCCCGCCTGA